A genomic stretch from Tamandua tetradactyla isolate mTamTet1 chromosome 15, mTamTet1.pri, whole genome shotgun sequence includes:
- the FEZF2 gene encoding LOW QUALITY PROTEIN: fez family zinc finger protein 2 (The sequence of the model RefSeq protein was modified relative to this genomic sequence to represent the inferred CDS: inserted 2 bases in 1 codon): MASSASLETMVTPACPRAGASPATSKTLAFSIERIMAKTSEPRAPFEPRPGALETDGGQGKKLLNLCSPLPCMIPLQPLGYEMPSKTLLSYSELWKSSLRAGGGGGGGSGGGGGGXPVCGASGLCKTNCGVCCKAELGLTPSALPAGRVIKPQVINQAMGLPASGSLYYFNYLDSAAYPPSELLGGHLFPSGLLNAQGPAALAAHPKLFLLENAKLAGLAADKFPHQAPYSHKERLPAPLEQVLKENSALSAERGGVKGHGKLAGGSSDGKPKNFTCEVCGKVFNAHYNLTRHMPVHTGARPFVCKVCGKGFRQASTLCRHKIIHTQEKPHKCNQCGKAFNRSSTLNTHIRIHAGYKPFVCEFCGKGFHQKGNYKNHKLTHSGEKQYKCTICNKAFHQVYNLTFHMHTHNDKKPFTCATCGKGFCRNFDLKKHVRKLHDSVGPAAPSAKDLNARTVQS, translated from the exons ATGGCAAGCTCGGCTTCCCTGGAGACCATGGTGACCCCGGCCTGCCCGCGTGCTGGAGCGTCGCCGGCCACTTCCAAGACACTGGCCTTCTCCATCGAGCGCATCATGGCCAAGACGTCGGAACCCCGCGCGCCCTTTGAGCCCCGGCCTGGGGCGCTGGAGACGGACGGCGGCCAGGGCAAGAAACTGCTTAACCTCTGTTCACCGCTGCCCTGTATGATCCCACTCCAGCCCCTGGGCTACGAAATGCCTTCCAAGACGCTGCTTAGTTACTCGGAGCTCTGGAAAAGCAGCCTCCGGGCGGGCGGcggtggaggaggaggaagtggtGGCGGCGGGGGGGG CCCGGTGTGCGGCGCCAGTGGCTTGTGCAAAACCAACTGTGGCGTGTGTTGCAAGGCCGAGCTGGGCCTGACGCCGTCCGCGCTGCCTGCCGGCAGGGTCATCAAGCCCCAAGTCATCAACCAGGCAATGGGGCTGCCAGCCAGTGGCTCGCTCTACTACTTCAACTACCTGGACTCGGCCGCGTACCCGCCGTCTGAGCTGCTGGGCGGTCACCTCTTCCCGTCCGGCCTCCTCAACGCGCAGGGCCCCGCGGCCCTGGCCGCGCACCCCAAGCTCTTTCTGCTGGAGAATGCCAAGTTGGCCGGCCTGGCCGCGGACAAGTTCCCCCATCAGGCCCCTTATTCCCACAAGGAGCGCCTGCCTGCGCCGCTGGAGCAGGTGCTGAAGGAGAATTCGGCCCTGTCTGCAGAACGCGGCGGTGTCAAGGGCCACGGCAAGCTGGCTGGGGGCTCCTCGGACGGCAAACCCAAGAACTTCACCTGTGAGGTGTGCGGCAAG GTGTTTAATGCTCACTATAATCTCACCCGCCACATGCCGGTCCACACGGGAGCCAGACCGTTCGTGTGCAAAGTCTGCGGCAAAGGCTTCCGCCAGGCCAGCACGCTCTGCAGACACAAAATTATTCACACCCAG GAAAAGCCGCATAAATGCAACCAGTGCGGCAAAGCCTTCAACCGCAGCTCCACGCTCAACACGCATATCCGCATCCACGCGGGCTACAAACCCTTCGTCTGCGAATTTTGCGGCAAAGGCTTTCACCAAAAAG GGAACTACAAGAACCATAAGCTGACCCACAGCGGCGAGAAGCAGTACAAATGCACCATCTGCAACAAGGCCTTCCACCAGGTCTACAACCTGACATTCCATATGCACACTCACAATGACAAGAAGCCTTTCACGTGCGCCACTTGCGGCAAAGGGTTTTGCAGAAACTTTGACTTAAAGAAACACGTGCGCAAACTCCACGACAGCGTCGGCCCCGCCGCCCCCTCAGCAAAGGACTTGAATGCTCGGACAGTGCAGAGCTGA